A single window of Venturia canescens isolate UGA chromosome 3, ASM1945775v1, whole genome shotgun sequence DNA harbors:
- the LOC122407412 gene encoding uncharacterized protein, which yields MNSLFPPGTTREKGVPVDPTVTDGHANSLVDTATNLEVTVRPKVHFEERLQWKNVGTLVRGQGEMMGRSAGNNINSPRELTSALEPRATSIAKLQGTDERNTTVNKTFYRSSESSLSSNRDVETHVARSSGGAPPESNDKKIEIRPSRSNEALADERRKEFSDNGDDVSRDQLNFRPPSTYPTENVSGNVESVKTLVYRDTTTTSMSSMKIDSSIGLIDRASYRLAFTGKKEYTSDTQSYSSPLGNSRAVGKLYNVRKKRIDRGFMKENSHSDFTTAKATPREYVDYKNSMTTQKNEIDTTKSTKTNDDSHKTEETLAKILHIPVADLKISNFSSSDNSDSTAPNFTTYPPSPNPSPIMNESQLSQDPPNMKQKSQLLSEQPVGKPSESIDTGILNQTVYDNSTRVTTTLNQWPVKHSAVVEGDLVLGGLMMVHEREDSVTCGPVMPQGGVQALEAMLYTLDWLNKRDLVPGVKIGAHILDDCDKDTYGLEMAVDFIKETTARVYLLQMLPEANAVYTNCVKSVQVLSAVPNSTSLNSISSGVHFCMGAFST from the exons ATGAATAGCTTGTTTCCTCCCGGGACAACAAGAGAAAAAGGTGTCCCAGTCGATCCCACCGTGACCGATGGCCACGCTAACTCATTAGTAGACACTGCCACAAACCTGGAAGTGACTGTCCGGCCGAAAGTACATTTTGAGGAAAGACTGCAgtggaaaaatgttggaacaTTGGTACGTGGCCAAGGCGAAATGATGGGTAGGTCAGCaggaaataatattaattcgCCCAGGGAATTAACATCTGCATTGGAACCACGAGCGACCAGCATCGCCAAATTACAAGGTACCGACGAGCGTAACACCACGGTGAATAAAACGTTTTATCGGAGCAGCGAAAGTTCCTTATCGTCGAATCGTGATGTTGAAACTCACGTGGCTCGTTCTTCTGGTGGAGCGCCGCCAGAAAGCaacgacaaaaaaatcgaaatcagGCCCTCGAGATCAAACGAAGCATTAGCGgacgaaagaagaaaagagttTTCCGATAACGGCGATGATGTCTCAAGGGATCAGCTAAATTTCAGGCCACCTTCAACTTACCCAACAGAAAACGTGTCTGGCAATGTTGAGTCGGTGAAAACCTTGGTTTACCGTGATACGACGACAACTTCAATGAGTTCTATGAAGATCGATAGTTCCATTGGGTTGATCGATCGGGCGTCTTATCGCCTCGCATTCACAGGGAAAAAAGAATATACGAGTGATACACAGTCGTACAGCTCGCCTCTGGGGAATAGCAGAGCTGTAGGAAAGCTGTACAATGTAAGAAAGAAACGTATCGATAGAGGATTTATGAAAGAAAACAGTCATTCGGATTTCACTACTGCGAAAGCCACACCGAGGGAATATGTGgattataaaaattcaatgactacgcagaaaaacgaaattgacaCTACGAAGTCAACTAAGACGAATGACGATAGTCACAAAACAGAAGAGACTCTAgcgaaaattcttcatatCCCTGTAGCAGATTTGAAGATTTCAAATTTCTCTAGCTCTGATAATTCTGATTCGACAGCACCGAATTTCACGACATACCCACCGAGCCCGAATCCAAGTCCAATTATGAATGAATCTCAGTTGTCCCAAGACCCCCCGAATATGAAACAGAAATCACAATTGCTTTCGGAACAGCCGGTTGGTAAACCGTCAGAATCAATTGACACTGGCATTCTCAATCAAACTGTCTATGATAACTCGACACGCGTGACTACCACATTAAATCAATGGCCGGTGAAGCATAGTGCAGTGGTTGAAGGTGATTTGGTACTTGGTggtttaatgatggtacatgaAAGAGAGGACTCGGTCACGTGCGGTCCAGTAATGCCTCAAGGAGGTGTACAAGCACTGGAGGCCATGCTCTACACTCTCGATTGGTTAAACAAACGTGACCTTGTGCCCGGTGTTAAAATCGGTGCACACATACTCGACGATTGTGACAAGGATACATACGGACTCGAGATGGCAGTTGACTTCATCAAAG AAACGACAGCTCGCGTATACCTGCTGCAAATGCTGCCTGAAGCTAATGCAGTTTACACGAATTGCGTTAAGTCTGTGCAAGTTTTGTCGGCTGTCCCAAACTCTACAAGTTTAAACAGCATTTCATCAGGCGTTCATTTCTGTATGGGAGCCTTTTCAACCTGA